The following are from one region of the Carnobacterium gallinarum DSM 4847 genome:
- the guaA gene encoding glutamine-hydrolyzing GMP synthase, whose amino-acid sequence MTTIEKIIVLDFGSQYNQLITRRIREFGVYSELLSHKITADEIKAMNVKGIIFSGGPNSVYDDGAFRVDPAIFDLGVPILGICYGMQLMTDVLGGKVEPANNREYGKADIVIEDAAAPLFKGLAKDETVWMSHGDLVTQVPEGFTISATSAHCPIASMYNNDLNFHAVQFHPEVQHSVHGNDMLKNFTFDVCECKGDWSISNFIDLEIAKIRETVGDKKVLLGLSGGVDSSVVGVLLQKAIGDQLTCIFVDHGLLRKNEGDQVMGSLEGKFGLNVIRVDAKKRFMDKLAGVSDPEQKRKIIGNEFVYVFDDEATKLKGIDFLAQGTLYTDVVESGTDTAQTIKSHHNVGGLPEDMQFKLIEPLNTLFKDEVRELGIELGMPEALVWRQPFPGPGLGIRIIGELTEEKLEIVRESDVILREEIANAGLDRDIWQYFTVLPGIRSVGVMGDGRTYDYTVGIRAVTSIDGMTADFARIPWDVLQKISVRIVNEVAHVNRIVYDITSKPPSTVEWE is encoded by the coding sequence ATGACAACGATTGAAAAAATTATTGTGCTTGATTTTGGAAGTCAATACAACCAATTAATTACTAGACGCATCCGTGAGTTTGGCGTTTATTCTGAATTACTTTCTCATAAAATTACTGCCGATGAGATCAAAGCAATGAACGTAAAAGGAATTATTTTCTCAGGTGGACCAAATAGTGTTTATGATGATGGCGCATTTAGAGTGGACCCAGCTATTTTTGACTTAGGTGTTCCTATTTTAGGAATCTGTTACGGAATGCAATTAATGACGGACGTATTAGGCGGAAAAGTTGAACCTGCCAATAATCGTGAGTATGGCAAGGCCGATATCGTTATCGAAGACGCAGCTGCACCTCTATTCAAAGGCTTAGCAAAAGACGAAACAGTTTGGATGAGCCATGGTGATTTAGTTACTCAAGTACCAGAAGGCTTTACAATTAGTGCAACTAGTGCACATTGTCCAATTGCTTCAATGTATAACAATGACTTAAATTTCCACGCTGTTCAATTCCATCCAGAAGTACAACATTCTGTACATGGAAACGATATGCTAAAAAACTTTACATTTGATGTTTGTGAGTGTAAAGGCGATTGGAGTATTTCTAACTTTATCGACCTTGAAATCGCAAAAATTCGTGAAACTGTTGGCGACAAAAAAGTCTTGCTTGGTTTATCAGGCGGAGTTGATTCAAGTGTTGTTGGTGTGCTTTTACAAAAAGCGATCGGCGATCAATTAACGTGTATCTTCGTTGATCACGGTTTGCTACGTAAAAACGAAGGCGATCAAGTTATGGGTAGTTTAGAAGGAAAATTCGGTCTAAATGTAATCCGTGTTGATGCTAAAAAACGTTTCATGGACAAACTAGCTGGTGTTAGTGATCCCGAACAAAAACGTAAAATTATCGGAAATGAATTTGTATATGTATTTGATGATGAAGCAACGAAGCTTAAAGGAATTGATTTCCTAGCGCAAGGAACACTTTACACAGATGTTGTTGAAAGTGGAACTGATACGGCTCAAACAATCAAATCTCATCATAACGTTGGTGGACTTCCTGAAGATATGCAATTCAAACTAATCGAACCTTTAAATACTTTATTTAAAGATGAAGTACGTGAATTAGGAATTGAACTTGGCATGCCTGAAGCATTAGTATGGCGTCAACCTTTCCCAGGTCCTGGTTTAGGAATTCGTATTATTGGTGAATTAACTGAAGAAAAACTAGAAATCGTTCGCGAAAGTGACGTAATCTTACGTGAAGAAATTGCAAATGCCGGTCTTGACCGTGACATCTGGCAATATTTTACTGTTCTTCCTGGTATCCGTAGCGTTGGTGTTATGGGTGATGGTCGTACGTATGATTACACAGTTGGAATTCGTGCTGTAACGTCAATCGATGGTATGACTGCTGACTTTGCCCGCATTCCTTGGGATGTCTTGCAGAAGATTAGCGTCCGAATTGTGAATGAAGTCGCACATGTGAATCGCATAGTGTATGATATTACGAGTAAGCCACCTTCTACAGTAGAGTGGGAATGA
- the coaA gene encoding type I pantothenate kinase, which translates to MKESATYHIIEREEWMEFYQNSVAPLTKEELDQLKGLNDQISLTDVEEVYIPIAHLCDIYMKQYEALQEQKLHFLKKDVQMKPFIIGIAGSVAVGKSTTARLLQMMLSRVYKTKKVELITTDGFLYPNKILEERQIMDKKGFPESYDMARLITFLGDVKNGAPEVKAPVYSHEVYDIVEGEYDILTQPDILIVEGINVLQLPQNEQIYVSDFFDFSIYVDADSDLIQQWYLDRFGVLLNTAFTDPTNYYYSYAVGNRQKAFDMAKDVWRRVNLQNLEEFILPTRNRADLIIHKAENHRIDRLFLRKY; encoded by the coding sequence ATGAAAGAATCGGCTACATACCATATTATTGAGCGGGAAGAATGGATGGAATTCTATCAGAATAGTGTCGCCCCTTTAACTAAAGAAGAATTGGACCAACTAAAAGGGTTAAATGATCAAATTTCCTTAACGGACGTTGAAGAAGTTTACATTCCAATTGCTCACTTATGTGATATTTATATGAAACAATATGAAGCCTTACAAGAACAAAAGTTGCATTTCTTAAAGAAAGATGTTCAAATGAAGCCTTTCATTATCGGTATCGCTGGAAGTGTTGCTGTTGGTAAAAGTACTACGGCTCGTTTGCTACAAATGATGCTTTCTCGAGTTTACAAAACAAAAAAAGTGGAATTGATTACTACCGACGGTTTTTTATATCCTAATAAAATCTTAGAAGAACGTCAGATTATGGATAAAAAAGGATTTCCTGAAAGCTATGATATGGCTCGATTAATCACCTTTCTAGGAGATGTAAAAAATGGAGCTCCCGAAGTCAAGGCGCCTGTTTACTCTCATGAAGTCTACGATATTGTGGAAGGTGAATACGATATTTTAACTCAACCTGATATTTTAATTGTTGAGGGAATCAATGTTTTACAATTGCCACAGAATGAACAAATTTATGTCAGTGATTTTTTTGATTTCTCCATTTATGTAGATGCAGACTCTGATTTAATTCAACAATGGTACCTAGATCGTTTTGGTGTGTTGCTAAATACAGCCTTTACTGATCCAACAAATTACTATTATTCTTATGCCGTTGGTAATCGACAAAAAGCATTTGATATGGCGAAAGATGTTTGGCGACGAGTCAACTTGCAAAACTTAGAAGAGTTTATTTTACCAACGCGAAATCGGGCTGATTTAATCATTCATAAAGCCGAAAATCATCGAATTGATCGTTTATTTTTAAGGAAATATTAG
- the mvk gene encoding mevalonate kinase → MIEPISVGRGQATGKIILMGEHAVVYGEPAIAIPFPAVTIDALIESTTQPEIELNCYFYQGLLSEAPSSLGNLKVAIEKTLVTLKQPMSHLKLTIHSTVPAERGMGSSAAVAVSTIRGLYDYFKVPLSTEKLLNLTNLAESVAHGNPSGLDAAMTSGTVPLYYVKNQPFQPFDLQLKAYLIVADTGITGQTRAAVADVAALYQANPLAVQPKITALGDLVKKSKEAIERNLPVELGAYMNQAQQLLSELTVSSPELDRLIAAANTAGALGAKLTGGGRGGCLLALTTDIEMAKSIESALKNNGATMTWIYQMGGN, encoded by the coding sequence ATGATAGAGCCAATATCCGTTGGTCGAGGTCAAGCAACAGGAAAGATTATTTTAATGGGGGAACACGCTGTAGTTTATGGAGAACCAGCTATTGCCATTCCTTTTCCCGCAGTCACAATCGATGCATTAATTGAATCTACCACTCAACCAGAAATTGAGTTAAATTGCTACTTTTACCAAGGGTTACTATCAGAAGCGCCATCAAGTCTAGGCAATCTAAAGGTAGCCATTGAAAAAACGTTAGTAACCTTAAAACAACCTATGAGTCATTTGAAATTAACGATTCATAGTACTGTTCCTGCTGAACGAGGAATGGGATCTAGCGCAGCAGTGGCTGTTTCGACAATTCGTGGATTGTACGATTATTTTAAGGTACCGTTATCAACTGAAAAGTTATTAAACTTAACTAATTTAGCTGAATCAGTGGCTCATGGCAATCCAAGTGGACTTGACGCGGCTATGACAAGTGGAACCGTGCCCCTTTATTATGTCAAAAATCAACCGTTTCAGCCTTTTGATTTACAATTGAAAGCTTATTTAATTGTGGCTGATACTGGTATTACAGGGCAAACTAGAGCTGCTGTAGCTGATGTAGCGGCTTTATATCAAGCTAATCCATTAGCCGTTCAACCAAAAATTACAGCATTAGGGGATTTAGTTAAGAAAAGCAAAGAAGCGATTGAGCGTAATTTGCCAGTAGAATTAGGCGCGTATATGAATCAAGCACAACAATTACTTAGTGAGTTAACAGTTAGTAGCCCTGAGTTGGATCGGTTAATTGCGGCGGCGAATACAGCAGGTGCCTTAGGTGCTAAGCTAACTGGTGGTGGGCGTGGAGGCTGTTTATTGGCACTTACGACAGACATAGAAATGGCTAAATCAATTGAGTCTGCTTTAAAAAATAATGGAGCAACGATGACTTGGATTTATCAAATGGGAGGAAATTAA